A genome region from Armatimonadota bacterium includes the following:
- a CDS encoding deoxyguanosinetriphosphate triphosphohydrolase, whose product MSFDDAPCPRIAWERLEEIWLAPGASRSSESRGRAVDEPPDPIRTAYQRDRDRILHCRAFRRLKHKTQVFINPAGDHVRTRLTHTLEVSQVARTISRALRLNEDLTESIALAHDLGHPPFGHAGETALDDACRRAGLPDGFRHVDQSLRVVEVLETSTRTGADVVVGGLNLTWEVREGIAHHSKGRSNLDAHDAELPETLEGSAVRIADRIAYVNHDIDDAVRSGILAESELPEREMALLGETHSRRISVMVAAVVDYSARRTAVEMAPDISAATDSLKEFLFQRVYLNPVRRAGDSIGVHHVIESLFEHYLAHPEELPPVNPLRPDDALAVRVCDFVAGMTDRYALSRFEEIFIPGRGLHDEG is encoded by the coding sequence ATGTCCTTTGACGACGCACCCTGTCCGCGTATTGCGTGGGAGAGACTCGAAGAGATTTGGCTGGCGCCGGGAGCATCGCGATCATCGGAAAGCCGCGGACGCGCCGTGGACGAACCGCCGGATCCTATCCGGACGGCGTATCAGCGCGATCGAGACCGGATTCTGCATTGCAGGGCCTTCCGACGCCTCAAGCACAAGACGCAGGTCTTCATCAATCCAGCAGGCGATCATGTTAGAACTCGCCTGACGCATACACTGGAAGTGTCGCAGGTTGCCCGAACCATCTCGCGAGCATTGCGACTGAATGAAGACCTGACCGAGTCGATCGCGCTGGCGCATGACCTTGGCCATCCGCCGTTTGGGCATGCCGGTGAAACCGCACTGGACGATGCCTGCCGGCGAGCAGGGCTGCCGGACGGATTCCGCCATGTGGACCAGAGCCTGCGCGTGGTGGAGGTGCTGGAAACGTCCACGCGAACCGGCGCCGATGTCGTCGTCGGCGGACTAAACCTCACTTGGGAGGTGCGGGAAGGCATCGCGCATCACAGCAAGGGACGAAGCAACCTGGATGCGCATGACGCGGAGTTGCCCGAAACCCTCGAAGGCTCGGCCGTTCGAATCGCGGACCGCATCGCATACGTGAACCACGATATCGACGACGCCGTACGCTCCGGGATCCTCGCAGAGTCGGAGCTGCCGGAACGCGAAATGGCGCTGCTAGGCGAGACGCACTCACGGCGCATATCCGTGATGGTCGCCGCTGTGGTTGACTACAGCGCGCGGCGAACGGCCGTAGAGATGGCGCCGGATATCTCCGCCGCCACCGACTCGCTGAAAGAGTTTCTCTTTCAGCGGGTCTATCTCAACCCTGTACGCCGCGCCGGCGACAGCATCGGCGTGCACCACGTGATTGAGTCACTCTTTGAACACTACCTTGCCCATCCCGAGGAACTCCCGCCCGTCAACCCTTTGCGACCTGACGACGCTCTGGCGGTACGCGTCTGCGATTTCGTCGCAGGCATGACCGACCGTTACGCACTCTCACGATTTGAGGAGATATTCATTCCCGGGCGCGGTCTGCACGATGAGGGCTGA
- a CDS encoding 2Fe-2S iron-sulfur cluster binding domain-containing protein, with protein sequence MFKERRILQSVRGSRSVPISAGTLRKLVCGGSDAITVFSITFILPDGSEAHTRAASSSFLLDAAEDAGLELPYMCRQGWCITCAGHVEGAGSWDQSASRRYFDQDRDAGFILLCTAQPRSDLTIRTGARLEMRDHRVAHKLPTPMR encoded by the coding sequence ATATTCAAAGAACGCCGGATTCTACAATCCGTAAGAGGTTCGCGGAGCGTTCCGATTTCGGCCGGAACGCTCCGCAAGCTCGTTTGCGGCGGGTCTGACGCCATCACCGTATTCAGCATCACATTCATACTGCCGGACGGCAGCGAGGCGCACACCAGGGCAGCCAGCAGCTCCTTTTTGCTCGATGCCGCTGAGGACGCCGGACTCGAACTGCCGTACATGTGCCGGCAGGGATGGTGCATCACATGTGCCGGACACGTAGAAGGTGCAGGCAGTTGGGACCAATCGGCATCGCGGCGTTACTTTGACCAGGACCGCGATGCCGGTTTCATTCTGCTCTGCACGGCGCAGCCACGTTCGGACCTCACGATCCGCACCGGCGCACGCCTGGAGATGCGCGACCATCGTGTAGCCCACAAACTGCCGACGCCGATGCGGTAG
- a CDS encoding DNA protection protein DPS (play a key role in DNA protection against oxidative stress by oxidizing Fe(II) to Fe(III); induced by iron depletion and hydrogen peroxide), whose amino-acid sequence MAEKKHASDGVVAAGDLTMRVGIEQMRKRGVNIDLLRETLIDAAGAEFTTYYYYTILRMYLAGNEDFKEICEDARLEDRAHFELITPRIYELGGSLPTDIRDFANRAGCPDAFLPNPPTPTNILTVLLEAERCAVRTWNEVCDMTFGKDPRTYDMASRILQEEIEHEAWFIELLSMERDGKVVPSGHFRRGAPGEAPYSKNAGFYNP is encoded by the coding sequence ATGGCAGAAAAGAAGCACGCCAGCGACGGCGTGGTAGCCGCAGGCGATTTGACGATGCGCGTCGGCATTGAGCAGATGAGGAAGCGCGGCGTGAATATCGACCTGCTGCGCGAGACGCTGATCGACGCAGCAGGCGCCGAATTCACCACGTATTACTACTACACCATCCTGCGCATGTATCTCGCCGGAAACGAGGACTTCAAGGAGATTTGCGAAGACGCCCGCCTCGAGGACCGCGCCCATTTCGAGCTCATAACGCCGCGCATCTATGAACTCGGAGGATCATTGCCGACCGACATCCGCGACTTTGCGAATCGGGCCGGGTGCCCCGACGCATTCCTGCCGAATCCTCCTACACCGACCAATATTCTGACCGTGCTGCTGGAAGCTGAGCGATGCGCGGTTCGCACCTGGAATGAGGTCTGCGACATGACCTTCGGCAAAGATCCGCGGACTTACGATATGGCCTCGCGCATCCTTCAGGAGGAGATTGAGCACGAGGCGTGGTTTATTGAGCTGCTCAGCATGGAGCGCGACGGCAAGGTGGTTCCGTCGGGACACTTCCGACGCGGCGCGCCCGGTGAAGCTCCATATTCAAAGAACGCCGGATTCTACAATCCGTAA
- a CDS encoding YajQ family cyclic di-GMP-binding protein — MAADFSFDVVSRVDLAEVKNAIQQAQRELEGRFDFRNTKSSVTLEEATLKLVGDDEFRLQTLLDIVRARLAKRDVSLKSLEYGKLEQGSGGTVRQTVTLKQGLEKDAARDMIKRIKAMNLKVNAQMQGDELRVSGKVKDDLQKVQAMLKAIEELPFDIQFVNYR, encoded by the coding sequence ATGGCCGCTGATTTCTCGTTTGATGTGGTTTCGCGCGTGGATCTGGCAGAGGTGAAGAACGCCATCCAACAGGCACAGCGCGAGTTGGAGGGGCGATTTGATTTCCGCAATACCAAGAGCTCGGTCACCCTGGAGGAGGCAACGCTCAAGCTGGTGGGTGACGACGAGTTTCGCCTGCAAACGCTGCTGGACATCGTCCGTGCACGGCTGGCAAAACGGGACGTTTCGTTGAAATCACTCGAGTACGGCAAACTGGAACAGGGCTCCGGCGGTACCGTGCGTCAGACCGTGACACTGAAGCAGGGGTTAGAGAAGGACGCAGCCCGCGACATGATCAAGCGAATAAAGGCGATGAACCTGAAGGTGAATGCACAGATGCAGGGCGACGAACTCCGCGTGAGTGGTAAGGTAAAAGACGACCTTCAGAAGGTGCAGGCGATGCTCAAAGCGATTGAGGAGTTGCCGTTCGACATTCAGTTTGTGAACTACCGGTAG
- the argH gene encoding argininosuccinate lyase: MRKLWSGRIQGDQDALFLRLNNSLPIDCRLWREDIQASIAHAGMLGACGIIPSADATIIVEGLEAIRVDLESGDASLPKDAEDIHTAIEVMLGERVGAAAGRLHTARSRNDQVATDTRLFTRSAIDSTRAEIRALQLALLDIAAEHADTLLPGLTHLQHAQPCSLGHHMLAWFQMLTRDDDRLICARKRANVCPLGAAALAGTSFPIDRFRTATELEFDGPMANSIDAVSDRDYILDYLSAAATLMAHLSRMGEELVLWSSPEYGFVTLGDAVTTGSSIMPQKRNPDAAELVRGKSGRVFGDLMAMLTVVKGLPLAYNKDLQEDKELLFDAVDTLSLALPSVRIAVQSATFHPARMAAAMKGDASTATDLADALTRRGMPFREAHRLTGAAVSASEHAGLALENLTAAELRSLLPEGTQGVESLVAVLNASGSAASRTSYGGTSPEEVRKQLKVARADLERRG, from the coding sequence ATGCGTAAGCTCTGGAGCGGGCGGATTCAGGGCGATCAAGACGCACTGTTCTTGCGCTTGAACAACTCGCTTCCGATCGATTGCAGGCTCTGGCGCGAAGATATTCAGGCCAGTATCGCTCACGCCGGTATGCTGGGCGCGTGTGGCATCATCCCCAGCGCCGACGCCACGATAATCGTAGAAGGTCTGGAGGCAATTCGGGTGGATTTGGAGTCAGGCGACGCTTCTCTCCCCAAGGATGCCGAAGACATTCATACCGCCATTGAAGTGATGCTGGGCGAGCGAGTAGGCGCCGCCGCGGGCCGGCTCCATACGGCGCGCAGCCGCAACGATCAGGTTGCTACCGACACGCGACTGTTCACCCGCTCCGCTATCGACAGCACCCGCGCCGAAATCCGGGCGCTTCAGCTGGCATTGCTGGATATTGCTGCGGAACACGCCGACACACTCCTGCCTGGCCTTACGCATCTCCAGCACGCGCAGCCATGCTCATTGGGTCACCACATGCTGGCGTGGTTCCAGATGCTCACGCGGGACGACGACCGCCTGATCTGTGCCCGCAAACGCGCTAACGTATGCCCACTGGGTGCGGCAGCCCTGGCTGGAACCTCCTTCCCAATTGACCGTTTCCGCACCGCGACGGAACTCGAGTTCGACGGACCGATGGCGAACAGCATCGACGCTGTTTCGGATCGCGACTACATACTCGACTATCTTTCGGCCGCCGCAACACTGATGGCCCATCTTTCGCGCATGGGTGAAGAGCTGGTTCTCTGGAGCAGTCCGGAATATGGATTCGTCACGCTGGGCGACGCCGTAACCACCGGCAGCAGCATCATGCCGCAAAAGCGCAATCCGGATGCAGCGGAGCTTGTTCGCGGCAAATCCGGCAGGGTTTTCGGTGACCTGATGGCGATGCTCACGGTAGTAAAGGGTCTACCGCTCGCTTATAACAAGGACCTTCAGGAAGACAAGGAGCTCTTGTTCGATGCGGTGGATACCCTGTCGCTTGCATTGCCTTCCGTGCGAATTGCTGTGCAGAGCGCCACGTTTCACCCGGCCAGAATGGCTGCCGCAATGAAGGGCGACGCAAGCACTGCCACCGACCTTGCCGACGCCTTGACACGGCGCGGGATGCCATTTCGAGAGGCTCATCGGCTCACCGGCGCCGCGGTGTCGGCGAGTGAGCATGCCGGCTTGGCGCTTGAGAATCTTACCGCAGCGGAGTTGAGGTCGCTGCTGCCCGAAGGTACGCAGGGCGTGGAGAGCCTGGTCGCCGTCTTGAACGCTTCCGGGAGCGCTGCTTCCCGTACCTCATACGGCGGTACGTCACCGGAAGAGGTTCGAAAGCAGCTGAAGGTGGCTCGGGCGGACCTGGAGAGGAGAGGATGA
- a CDS encoding argininosuccinate synthase, with amino-acid sequence MASVVLVYSGGLDTSVCIPLMREEYGFDDVITVTVDVGQPEADIRQAEERAHTLKTRHFTVDAREEFVRNYCWPAVKANGDYEGYPISTSIARPLIALKAVEKAKELRVDAFAHGCTGKGNDQFRIEYIMRTLMPEARIIAPMREGRLLPSGAREPWTRTEEIEYAAEHGVDIGQTRDRIWSIDENLWGRSIEGGRLEEPGYAPPEEIFQWTRSVRDAPDEAETITIHFEQGEPTAVNGELLQPLALVQQLHALAGKHGVGRVDIMEDRMLGLKVRENYECPAAVILLTAHRALEALVCTREELRFKALVDREWGELAYRGLWVDPLKEDLEAFIGKVQQRVSGDVILRLCKGSVTVIGRESRWALYSEDLASFDSKTFDQSESIGMVKTHGMQSRLYWHLTQAGRGANA; translated from the coding sequence ATGGCGAGTGTGGTGCTGGTCTATTCCGGCGGACTTGATACATCGGTGTGCATTCCGCTTATGCGGGAGGAGTACGGCTTTGATGACGTCATCACGGTAACGGTCGACGTCGGGCAGCCGGAGGCCGACATCCGCCAGGCGGAGGAGCGAGCGCACACACTGAAAACCCGCCACTTTACCGTGGATGCCCGCGAGGAGTTCGTACGCAACTACTGTTGGCCCGCCGTCAAGGCAAATGGCGACTACGAGGGCTACCCGATATCGACCAGTATTGCGCGGCCGCTCATAGCGCTCAAGGCGGTGGAAAAGGCGAAGGAGTTGCGGGTGGATGCATTTGCCCATGGCTGTACCGGAAAGGGCAACGATCAGTTTCGAATCGAGTACATCATGCGCACACTGATGCCGGAAGCGCGCATCATCGCGCCGATGCGGGAGGGCCGACTCCTGCCATCCGGGGCTCGCGAGCCGTGGACGCGCACCGAGGAGATCGAGTACGCAGCCGAGCACGGCGTTGACATCGGTCAAACCCGCGACCGGATATGGAGCATCGACGAGAACCTGTGGGGCCGCAGTATTGAGGGTGGCAGATTGGAAGAGCCGGGATACGCGCCGCCGGAGGAGATATTCCAGTGGACGCGCAGTGTGCGCGACGCCCCGGATGAGGCAGAGACGATTACCATCCACTTTGAGCAAGGCGAACCCACGGCCGTAAATGGAGAGCTGCTTCAGCCACTGGCCCTGGTGCAGCAACTGCACGCGCTGGCCGGTAAGCACGGCGTGGGCCGCGTCGACATCATGGAAGACCGGATGCTCGGGCTGAAGGTGCGCGAGAATTATGAGTGCCCTGCCGCGGTGATCCTGTTGACGGCCCACCGCGCTCTTGAGGCGCTTGTCTGCACCCGCGAAGAACTCCGGTTCAAAGCGCTTGTTGACCGTGAGTGGGGTGAGCTGGCATACCGCGGCCTCTGGGTCGATCCCCTCAAAGAGGATCTGGAGGCGTTCATCGGAAAGGTGCAGCAGCGGGTATCCGGTGACGTCATCCTCCGGCTGTGCAAGGGCTCCGTCACCGTCATCGGGCGGGAGAGTCGGTGGGCATTGTACAGCGAGGACCTGGCATCGTTTGACAGCAAGACATTTGACCAGTCTGAGTCGATCGGCATGGTCAAGACACACGGCATGCAGTCTCGCCTTTACTGGCATCTGACACAGGCCGGACGCGGTGCGAATGCGTAA
- the argF gene encoding ornithine carbamoyltransferase, whose product MSGSAPHPPPHFLSAADLTSEQLVWLLDLAESMRLKRLERPSRWQWQFPHTLALVFEKPSLRTHVSFSVAATELGGSSVYLGPGDIGLNTREPASDVGAVLSRMAHMIVARVNRHQTLLDLVEPGGVPVVNALSELEHPCQALADLLTLKQRFGGLGNQLTLAWCGDGNNVLHSLLLACAAAGVNLKAACPAGLQPKPDVVQAARETASVTGAEIGITTSPMEAVSGANAVYTDVWTSMGDESQAAQRRAQFSGFQVDAGMMKAAGAGAVAMHCLPAHCGEEISAEVFNEHRALIMQQAENRLHAQKALVWWMLSGGAVDSTLARR is encoded by the coding sequence ATGAGCGGCTCCGCTCCACACCCTCCGCCCCACTTCTTGAGCGCTGCTGATCTTACCAGCGAGCAGTTGGTGTGGCTGCTGGACCTGGCGGAGTCGATGCGGTTGAAACGCCTGGAAAGGCCATCTCGCTGGCAATGGCAATTCCCGCACACACTCGCCCTGGTCTTTGAGAAGCCATCGCTCAGAACCCATGTGAGTTTCAGCGTTGCCGCAACTGAGCTCGGCGGCAGCTCGGTCTACCTGGGCCCCGGCGACATCGGCCTCAACACGCGCGAGCCTGCGTCGGACGTCGGCGCCGTGCTTTCAAGGATGGCACACATGATCGTGGCGCGCGTGAACCGGCATCAAACTTTGCTGGACCTTGTGGAACCCGGCGGGGTACCCGTGGTGAACGCGCTCAGCGAGTTGGAACACCCGTGCCAGGCGCTGGCCGATTTGCTCACGCTGAAGCAGCGATTTGGCGGCCTGGGCAACCAACTTACGCTGGCCTGGTGTGGCGATGGCAACAACGTTCTCCATTCGCTGCTGCTTGCATGCGCCGCCGCCGGCGTCAACCTGAAGGCGGCCTGTCCGGCCGGGCTTCAACCCAAACCGGATGTGGTGCAGGCGGCGCGCGAAACGGCATCCGTCACCGGAGCCGAAATCGGCATCACCACCTCGCCGATGGAGGCTGTCTCCGGCGCCAATGCAGTCTACACCGACGTCTGGACGAGCATGGGCGACGAAAGTCAAGCGGCACAGCGCCGCGCCCAGTTCAGCGGCTTCCAGGTGGACGCCGGTATGATGAAGGCAGCCGGCGCCGGCGCCGTGGCAATGCACTGCCTCCCCGCACACTGCGGCGAGGAGATCAGCGCGGAGGTCTTCAACGAACATCGGGCCTTGATTATGCAGCAGGCCGAAAACCGCCTTCACGCGCAGAAGGCCCTGGTCTGGTGGATGCTTTCGGGTGGCGCAGTCGACTCGACTCTCGCAAGGAGATAA
- a CDS encoding aspartate aminotransferase family protein, with protein MSESHVDKLLDKTIRLDQLRVMQTYRRAPIVFVRGQGAVLYDSDGREYIDFLGGIAVTPVGHCHPHVTAAIHRQAGRLVHVSNLFHNELQAQLAAELCRLTGMERAFFCNSGAEAVETALKLARKWGKSRFGAECSQLVTFEGSFHGRTFGALSATAQPKYQAPFEPIVPGFAYAPFGDLESARSLIGEATCGVLVEPVQGESGVHPAESAFMRGLREACNESDALLMCDEIQCGMGRSGRFLASQWTEANPDVITLAKGLASGLPIGVCLARGGAADVLTAGDHGSTFGGQPLACAAALATLEVLANEGMVENAAARGLQLMTEVMELAERQPDRIAGIRGKGLMLAIELAQPDAQSLGRLLLRRGVVVNAIGDRTLRLLPPLCISREQVAQFASSLALALGDAPSTEVAA; from the coding sequence ATGAGCGAGAGCCACGTGGATAAGCTGCTCGACAAGACGATCCGACTCGACCAGCTGCGCGTAATGCAGACCTACCGCCGAGCGCCGATCGTATTCGTTCGCGGCCAGGGAGCAGTCCTGTATGACTCCGATGGTCGTGAATACATCGACTTCCTGGGCGGAATCGCCGTCACGCCGGTTGGTCATTGCCACCCGCACGTTACAGCCGCTATTCACCGGCAGGCCGGCCGGCTCGTACATGTGAGCAATCTGTTTCACAACGAGTTGCAGGCGCAGTTGGCGGCGGAGTTATGCCGCCTGACCGGTATGGAGCGAGCATTCTTCTGTAATTCCGGCGCTGAGGCCGTTGAAACGGCGCTGAAACTAGCGCGCAAGTGGGGCAAGTCGCGTTTCGGCGCTGAGTGCAGCCAGCTTGTCACCTTTGAGGGCTCATTCCATGGGCGCACATTCGGAGCGCTATCGGCTACGGCCCAGCCGAAGTATCAGGCGCCCTTTGAGCCTATCGTCCCGGGATTCGCCTACGCGCCATTCGGGGATCTGGAGTCGGCGCGTTCGCTAATCGGCGAAGCAACGTGCGGGGTCCTCGTGGAACCTGTGCAGGGCGAGAGTGGTGTGCACCCAGCGGAGAGTGCATTTATGCGCGGCCTCCGGGAGGCGTGCAACGAAAGTGATGCCCTATTGATGTGCGACGAGATTCAGTGCGGGATGGGCCGATCCGGGCGGTTCCTGGCCAGCCAGTGGACCGAAGCCAATCCCGACGTGATCACCCTGGCAAAGGGGCTGGCAAGTGGCCTGCCGATCGGTGTCTGTCTCGCCCGCGGCGGCGCCGCGGATGTTCTGACGGCCGGCGACCACGGTTCCACATTTGGTGGCCAGCCTCTCGCATGCGCTGCGGCGCTGGCCACGCTGGAGGTACTGGCCAACGAAGGCATGGTGGAGAACGCGGCAGCTCGTGGATTGCAATTGATGACCGAGGTCATGGAGCTGGCAGAACGACAGCCGGACCGCATCGCGGGCATCCGCGGCAAGGGGTTGATGCTGGCGATCGAGCTGGCGCAGCCCGATGCGCAATCGCTTGGTCGGCTCTTGCTCCGGCGCGGCGTGGTGGTGAACGCCATTGGTGATCGCACCTTGCGCCTGTTACCACCGCTTTGCATCAGCCGGGAGCAGGTCGCGCAATTCGCATCATCGCTCGCTCTGGCGCTTGGTGACGCGCCATCCACGGAGGTGGCGGCATGA
- the argB gene encoding acetylglutamate kinase, whose protein sequence is MPNTTPDENRLDAATQAAVLSEALPYLRQFYGRTIVTKYGGAAMTANHLKSSVMADIALLHYVGIRPVLVHGGGPEISSVMERYGLQPRFINGLRVTDSSTMEIVEMVLSGKTNQEIVALLNAQGARAIGLSGKDANLLTAVKMECADGDLGYVGEIAHVNPDPLNLLSQAGYIPVISSIAIGLNGETYNINADHAAGHIAAALGAAKLVILTDVEGLRSDVNDAGSIIAEMDVTGAEAMLRSGQAERGMIPKLEACITALEGGCESAHLVDGRVPHALLVEIFTRTGIGTMVKR, encoded by the coding sequence ATGCCGAATACCACACCTGACGAGAATCGCCTGGATGCCGCCACTCAGGCGGCCGTACTATCCGAAGCACTGCCGTATCTGCGCCAGTTCTACGGGCGGACGATCGTGACCAAATATGGTGGCGCCGCTATGACGGCCAACCACCTGAAGTCCAGCGTGATGGCGGATATCGCCCTCCTGCATTACGTGGGCATCCGACCGGTGCTGGTGCACGGCGGCGGACCGGAAATCTCCTCGGTCATGGAGCGCTACGGATTGCAGCCGCGGTTTATCAATGGCCTGCGTGTAACAGACTCATCGACGATGGAGATCGTGGAGATGGTGCTCTCCGGCAAGACCAATCAGGAGATCGTGGCTCTGCTCAACGCCCAGGGAGCACGCGCAATTGGACTCAGCGGTAAAGATGCCAACCTGCTCACCGCGGTCAAAATGGAGTGCGCCGACGGCGACCTTGGATACGTCGGTGAAATCGCACACGTGAATCCGGATCCACTGAACTTGCTGAGTCAGGCTGGATACATTCCGGTCATTTCGTCCATTGCGATCGGTCTCAACGGTGAAACATACAACATCAACGCCGATCACGCCGCAGGACACATTGCCGCGGCGCTGGGTGCAGCGAAGCTCGTGATATTGACCGATGTGGAGGGTCTCAGGTCCGACGTTAACGACGCCGGCTCGATCATCGCAGAAATGGATGTGACCGGCGCTGAAGCGATGCTCCGGAGCGGCCAGGCGGAGCGCGGTATGATCCCCAAACTGGAGGCGTGCATCACGGCACTGGAGGGCGGGTGTGAAAGCGCCCATTTGGTGGACGGCCGGGTGCCGCATGCGCTGTTGGTGGAGATATTCACGCGGACCGGCATTGGTACGATGGTAAAGCGATAG
- the argJ gene encoding bifunctional glutamate N-acetyltransferase/amino-acid acetyltransferase ArgJ: MLTQFETIRDRGVTAPAGFRAGSGRAGLKSQGDDIILVAIDRPGTVAGIFTTNRIHAASVDFSSQVADRGFAMGVVANAGCANACTGIDGAAANVSMARSAAAALGIREDAVITASTGVIGQLLPVPLVEIGIAEAAGRLGAGQQSDEAVARAILTTDLRTKMTAAECRADTWEGPITIGAVCKGSGMIAPNMATMLAFISTDAQISPAGLRRALVGAAKSTLNSVTVDGDTSTNDMAIILASNAGTRADATEEALEDFTDALTRVCDTLARSIARDGEGANHLVSVRVVGAASDADARRCARSIAESPLVKTALFGRDPNWGRILAAAGRSGAALDPERVEVHIGTNCVCARGTVATFDADEVRKFLQSDEVELTVDLGVGAAACRFFTCDLSYDYIRINAEYHT; the protein is encoded by the coding sequence ATGCTGACGCAATTCGAAACGATACGTGACCGGGGAGTCACAGCACCGGCCGGCTTCCGCGCCGGATCCGGACGAGCCGGACTAAAGTCGCAGGGGGACGATATTATCCTTGTCGCCATAGACCGTCCTGGGACCGTGGCAGGTATCTTCACCACGAACCGTATTCACGCGGCCAGCGTGGACTTCTCCAGCCAGGTAGCGGACCGCGGCTTCGCGATGGGCGTCGTCGCCAATGCCGGGTGCGCCAACGCCTGTACCGGCATAGACGGCGCCGCCGCCAACGTGTCGATGGCACGCAGCGCCGCAGCTGCGCTTGGGATTCGCGAGGATGCGGTGATCACCGCCTCCACCGGCGTCATTGGGCAACTGCTGCCTGTGCCGCTGGTGGAGATCGGCATCGCCGAGGCGGCAGGTCGCCTGGGAGCCGGCCAGCAATCCGATGAAGCGGTTGCCCGCGCCATTCTCACCACCGACCTGCGGACCAAGATGACGGCTGCAGAATGCCGCGCCGACACCTGGGAAGGGCCCATAACGATCGGAGCCGTTTGTAAAGGCTCCGGAATGATTGCACCGAACATGGCGACCATGTTGGCGTTCATCAGTACCGACGCCCAGATATCGCCGGCCGGGCTGCGCCGGGCGCTGGTCGGCGCTGCCAAGTCCACGCTCAATTCCGTGACAGTGGACGGTGACACCAGCACCAACGATATGGCGATAATCCTTGCTTCCAATGCGGGAACCCGGGCCGACGCCACGGAGGAAGCGCTCGAGGATTTCACCGATGCTCTTACGCGTGTCTGCGACACGCTGGCGCGAAGCATTGCCCGGGATGGTGAGGGTGCAAATCACCTTGTTAGCGTGCGCGTGGTTGGCGCCGCGTCCGACGCTGATGCGCGACGATGCGCGCGTTCTATAGCGGAATCGCCGCTGGTAAAGACGGCGCTATTCGGGCGTGACCCGAATTGGGGACGGATACTGGCCGCAGCAGGACGGTCCGGTGCGGCGCTGGACCCGGAGAGAGTGGAAGTGCACATCGGCACGAACTGTGTCTGCGCCCGTGGCACAGTCGCCACATTCGACGCCGATGAAGTTCGCAAGTTCCTGCAAAGCGATGAAGTGGAGTTGACGGTTGACCTGGGAGTAGGAGCCGCGGCGTGCCGGTTCTTCACCTGTGACTTGAGCTATGACTACATTCGAATCAATGCCGAATACCACACCTGA